Genomic DNA from Equus quagga isolate Etosha38 chromosome 10, UCLA_HA_Equagga_1.0, whole genome shotgun sequence:
AATCTACCCCTGTAAACAAATTAATCTGATCTGTCTCTTAACTTTACACATCAATGAGAAACCACTTAAGGAAATACTCAGGGTTTGGCATTCACATTAACACCACTACAggcaatcttcatctttttgttaATGGCTTTTAACCTGAAATAGACGCTATTCTGAAGCATAATATAGGCTGGCAGACCATATAGCTCAATATTTTGAGCACAGcataataaacaaatagaaaaccacATACCACAAAATTATGGTACTGCAATTTAAAACAGCTTGATAGACACAATACAGGTAAGCGAGAATACTTAAAAATGTTGCAAAGAAAAACGCTACTGGGTCCACAattgtctttcttcctccaggaaacaaGCAACTCAACAGGCTGCTCAATCAGAAACAAAATAACTCCTCTCTGAGGAAGACCTCCTCCAGTGTCCCAATTGTCTGGATCAACAAGGAGAAATAACTATATTAGTAAATGGTCATTCAACCTTGCTTTTAGTAAACACTGGAGCCACACTCTCCACCAGTAACCTCTCCCAATTTCCTACCATCCTTCCTCAGAGCAATAAAAAGGTCTTGGTGGGGGGACTTACTAAAcacatttcctctttctcctctctctcttccccttctactTTACCTATCTCCTTGAGAATCTTCTCAACATGACTTTCTCCTCAATCTTTCTATCTCCACTCATTTATTAAGATGGAATCATTTGGCTCAGCAGGGTGCTACTACTAGGTGCACATCCAGAAGAATTTTTCTTGAAATCCCAGACTCTGACTGTCAAATATACCATATTATGAGGCTCTACTTGACTACTCTGGACTTTTGTGTCTCTAACACTCTTCCACCTTAGAATTACTTAAATCTTCTGATTTACTTTCCTTAATAGCTAACGTCCTCTGGGCTACCTCATCTACAGGTGTGGGAAAAATATAGAACTTTAATGGGTCAATGTAGACCCTATGTTGCTTCTCCTTATATTACCCTAGTAACTTACCTAGTAACCGAAACATTAGGGGGACTATACCTTTGATTCCTCACCCCCCACAGAGGTGGTGATCTGAAATTAGTCCACCCTTAACATTATTCAACAAAATCCCACCCAAGGATGCTCGTTCTACAAATGTCTCTAGGACCaggctctttccttttctccttcaggACATTAGGGGGGCCCTCTTGCCAGTGGGCCCTCTCACTGGTTGGCCCTCTCCCAGGGACTCCCCTTGCTTTGCCAATTCCTGAGAGAGTAATAAACTTTTGAATTACTTGCAATCAGTGGCTCCTGAGTGGAGTGTTTTGACATCTGATACTATTTAGCTGAAGGGAAGAGCAGATCCAGCAATGGGCCAAGGCAAACTGAAACACATTTGTAGATGTCATACCCTTAATCCTGCTACCTACCTTATTCTCTTTTCCAGAGGATGGAATTGTTTAACATTAACCCAACCACGTTGCCTGCATCACTCTGATCTCCTCTATAAGACTCAGATTTCGATTTCTTTGTATATGGGTCACGTCTTAAGAATGAGCAACTCTATTTTCAAACTGGATATGCTATTACCTCTTTACAGGATTTTATTGAATCTAATCCCTTTCCTGAAGTCAAATCAGTGTAACTAGCTAAACTAGCTTGCCTAGAGCATGTCAGCTAGCAAAAGACAAGAGAGTTAACATGCACAGACAGCAGATATCCTTTTGGTGTATTTCATAATGTTACGGATGCAACATGGTTCCTCAACTGCTGCTAGTACTCTCATTAAGCACAGTGAGCAAAGTTTTTTCTAACTGCTTTGCTTCTCCCTAAAAACTTGGCTGTAATTAACATTGAAGCTCAAACTTAGAAAACAAACACATGAGGGGAAAGGAAATGTCTCAGCTGACCAGTATGTTAACCAAATTACTCTTATCCAAGTTCAACCAGGTCGACAAATTAAAGATGATCTGGTTAATTCAGGTCATTTTATGAAGTTTCAAGCAAACTGAAATCACAACTTCCAGATTCTGAAAAGGATACTTGAAGAAATCTGGGTGTGCCCTCCAATCCAGTGAGTTATAGAGATGGCAAGATGACCACTTGGTCTCTCCAGACCCGCTGAAATGGAGCTTGGTGAAAAATGTGCACATTATGATCCATCACAGTAagtaaagaaaacttaaaagtatTCTGGATCAACATTAATGGGGAAATTTTACTTGGATATCAGAGAAGGACCTCCAGTGTACGTCCCACCTACCAAACTCATAACCCTGGAAAAACTGTAAAGGTGGTACATAGATAGAAACCTTAAGGGAGCCTTCGAACATTTACAAATGGACTTTATACAACACCCTACATCACAAGGCTTTGAAAACATACTTATGATTGTCTTCTCTAGCCTCTAGGTGGCTTTCCAAACTTGCTGAAAGGAAACGGCTCTTATTGTCACGAAAAAAcaattagattttgttttttctacttaaCTTTCTAGTGAAGAGCTATGCATTTTACTGGGACCATAATTAAGGAATTTCCTAAGGTGTTGCCTGTTGGCCAAAAATTATACTGTACTTATCATCTTCAATCCtcaggaaaaatagaaagagccaatgatactttaaaattaaaacttgctAAACTCTCTGAAGACATAAAACTACCTTGGCCTACGCTACTCCCATTGACCCTAATGGCAAACATAGATTGTGACCTAATGAATTTGTCACAGTCAAACCAGAGATTGGGCACTCCACTCCTATTCTAAACTCCACTTTGTTGCATTAAATATGAGCAATAATGTAAATGACTAATGCAATATACTCAAACTTATCATCAACAGGGTCAAGTTGTCTTTCTAAAGAATCCACCTCCTGGACTTACAACGGAAGACAGTCTACTGGAACAGACACCAACAAAAACTGCTCTGGACCCCCACTGGAAGGGCCCCTATCAGGTCCTCCTTATCACTAACAGGGCAGCCAAGCTACAAGGAACAGCCCTTTGGTTCCTTGTGTCCCAGCTAAAAAGACATCCACCTCTGACCAACTCAAGTTCTTCTTTAACCAGAGTCCCTAACCTGAGGTTTCTGGAAACTTTTCTGAAGCACATGATGTCACAGAGGAGGCAGCTTTTCCAAAAAAGTTGGAACAATCAGACGACATCAGATAGCAAGCAGCTTCTGCCCAAAACAATGGACTAAAAACTCTGCCTCAAATTTAATATCTCCCTTTTCATCCTAACCTTGAATTTGTGCATCTCTAGAATTATCTCCAAGTACTCAAATACTTCCTATTTTTACTCTGCAATTTCTACTCTGTcctacccccttctcctctctctccttcaattccaAAATCTTTGGCATTTTTGGAGCTCACATCCTTATGAAACTATCACCTGTAATTGTTGCTTCTGCTTACTCTTTCCCATCAGCTCCATCACTCTGCCTTATTTTAGGTCaatgcaaaatatttatattttctgtatttccctttggtattttgcattttatactgTAATATTTTATGAAGCTATTTATGAAATAATCTGATATTTGTAGTTATTaggtctttcatatttttaacttctgttaattttttaccaaataagaattttaaaatccaaattacatttctttatgGAATTACTGAGGAACTGCTGAGTAAAATCCAACTACCGCAATTCTGGAATGTAAAATACTGGTGTCATTTTGCACTGTTTACAGTAAAAATACTAAAAGTAAAAACtgatttaaattattgttttctgtgtaaTTTTGCCTTACTCTTACTAAATCCTTTGAAAAtactacattttaattatttttctttccccttttttctgtttattttactgttttattcgtatttatttttaaacagtaaataaTCAAATACCAGTAACAAAACTTGACATTTTTTGGGcaaagtttaaatttatttttctttaaaaaatttttttattctcatcATTTTCTCCAATGTTCATGTTTTTAATTGTTTGGAACTTTCATTTCTACAAGCAGGAGTTTCATCTTATACACATTGAATACTGGGAGTGCTGTTAGTAGCTTTCAGGGCAGTATCTTGAGCTTGGTTGGACTGCAGAATGAGGATGCCTTCATAAACCTTGGCACAGAGAGACTCGCTATACTTGAGCATATAAAGAATTTCAGTGTCATCCATCTCCAATAGTATGCGAGAGATTTCTCCAGCTGGAGTTGGCTGAATGGATAGAACCAGAGGAACCAGCTTTTTATACAAGATTTTCTCCTGAGTAGTAGCTGATGCCAACacagatatatttgacatatcaTGACCTTGCGTACAAATGTGGACAGGCTTCTGGATGGATACTGGCCTTcctactttaaattttaaatggctGCAAACACGTGCAACTTTTTTGAATCTTTGATTTGCATGGGATCCTGACGCAGAAGTTTGAGGGTGAACAGTCTTCGTCTGGGTTGCTGTATTGGTGATATGATAGGGTGACTTGACTGCGGGCACTTGTGGTGGTCTGAAGGTGTTGAATGATGGCTTAggtgctactgctgctgctgagtGGATAACATAACGCATATTCTGAGATGGATGAGGTTTGGCCCTAACCACAGGTTTGCTGAGATCTGCACTTCCACATTGAGGCTGAGGAAGAACTGGCATGAAGTTACTTGAGGAGGCTTCTGAGTTGAGTCTAGGATTACCTCCATGTCCCACAGCTGCCCTTCTCTCCATATGGTTCTGGGTGAGGAGAGCCTGGCACTCCACCTCGCCTTGTGCAACAGCCACATGCACTGGTTGGGTGATCACGGTTTTTCCATTCATTGCCATGATGGCTTCCTTAGCTTCCTCAGATGCGTAGCAAAACGCCAAAGCCTGTGCTGCAGCCTCGCTCTATCATGACCCTGGCACTTGTGATTGCGCCAAAGAGGGGAAATTCTCTTCTCAGTCCTTTATCATCAATATCATCTTCAAGATTCTTCACATAAACATTAGCACCGTTGCACCTGGTGAGTTTACCCGGTTTCATTTGCTCAAACTTGTGTTTTAATTCAGATAGTCTCTCTACTTTGTTCTGTGCTTTACCAACATAAACTCGATTTCCATTAAGGACTTTTCCGTTCATTCCTTCGATGGCTTTCTGGGCATCTTCAAAACTCACAAATCCAAAGCCTTTGGATTTTCCACTTTCATCAGTCATAGCTCTCACACTTAATACAGAACTAAACTCACCAAAAACCTCTTTAAGACATTTATCATCTATATCATCTCCAAAATTCTTGATGTAAACATTCGTAAACATGTTTGCTTTTGCTCTaagttctgtttccctttctttgCGAGGTTTAAACTGCCCAACAAAAACTCGGCTCCCTGTCAGCAGAATTCCACCCATCTTCGCCACCGCTCTTGTAGCGGCTTCCGATTTCTCAAAATGCACAAACCCGAAACCCCTGGATCCATTTTCATTGGTTACTACTTTACGAGAAAGAATGTTTCCAAAGACAGAAAATGTATCAATAGACTTGGCAAGATTTTTGACGAATATATTGCTCACTCCACTCTCACGAAGTGACGGATCACGCTGAGACCTCCTAATAGAGTGGCTTGCCATTGATAATATCCAAGTTCATAGTGCTCAGAGCGCACTCGGTATCGGCCTGCAGCGAGAAGTTCACGTATTCGTAGCCCAGAGAGCAGCGCGAGGGCTGGTCAAGGCAGAATCGGATGGACAGGATCGGCCCGATGGTGCTGAATTTCTCATACAGCATTGCCTCGTCCACTTCGGGGTGCAGGTATCCGACAGAGTGAGGACATTTCGGAGCGGGGAACGGAAGCCTTCATCTTGAAGCTCGGTCTTGAGCGAGATCCGGGCCTGGCGCCAGGGCTGAACCTCTCTCAGTGGGAGAGAGTCAATCAAAGGACGAACGGAGGCCAGGGGTGCTCCGCCTAGGCCGTCACCGCTGTTGCAGACGGAGCGCAGCCAGCGGAAACTGAGCCTGTGGGCCGCAGGTGACGGCGAGTCACGCACGTTGCCCGCGGACATTGCCCGCGGAGGCCCAGCGTGCCGAACTGTGATGCAGTTCGCGCTCGTCCGCCGTCGGGCGCGCGGGCGCCCCGGGCCGGGGGAGGGCGCCGTGCGGGGACCCCTGACGCGTGGCCGGCCCGGCGCGACTGGGAGAAGTGCGTCGGCTCGGCCGTCTTAGGCGCCCGGGGTGGCGGGGCCGTCTGTTCCGCGGGCTGCGTGGAGGCAAGAAAGTCAGTCTCCAGGCGGGGACGAGCAGGTGCTTCGTGGTCTTGTCTTTTCCTGACTTGCTTCGCTTTTTCGTATCCCTAACTCCCCCGCTCCCCTTCTCCGCTTCTCCCCTCCTCGCCAtcgcctcctcccctctcctcccgccattgtctgtgtgtgtgtgtgtgtgtgagagagagagagaaagagagagagagacagagagagagagagagtaagagagggagtgaaaattttctctttaaggcTTCTTTTTGGGGCCATGCTGGGGAGGAAAGGGCGATGTTAAGAAAATTCTTAGTGTGGTGTCGCTGCTCTGACAGCATGAAGGTACTTAGGTTTTAAGgggttttaaaaattgtttcaaatCTACGTGTTTAACAGTAATCCAATGAAATGCAGAGTTCACTATTTCCTGTGACAGCGTCAAATTTCTTTAGGCATGTTACTGCTATCTTtggtattaaaattttactttagaaTAAATGCCAGCAGCTTAAACCTTAGGTTTTCTTGCATATCTGAGGTAGGATAATTTTCAGGACTAATAAAATCTTCAAGAATTGAAATATCAGTAGGAAAATTCATGTTTAGagcaaaatgaaagaacactCTATTCTTGGCCTAGAACGATGGAAATTTGTGGATGTACTATTACTTTTTCACAtagaaaaattgataaagaatTGGGGGGGACAAGGAGAATTACGATGAATTCCAGACTACTCACATGCATTCCAAAATCCAAACTACTCACGGACcatcctgtttgaggaattcctgtACCATATGTGTCAAAGGGGAATGGACCTTAGACCCAAGTTTAGGAAATCAGCAATAATTCCCGAATAATTTCCTGAACTGTAAAGAGGAATTATGTTCTCTTCTGGTTACTTCTGAATATAACCTCCATGTgacaaaatagagaattttttttctcactctacagctcttcctgtattttattttgtcttatctAAAAGGTTTATGcaaaagaatatttgcaaattgtgtgTAGGGCAGAGTAGTAAaataaagctaacatttattcagtgacttgattgtattaattcatttaatgtatacaacaaccttatgaagttggtattttcattgctgttttaCATGTAAAGAAGCCGAGATACAGgaatgttaagtaacttgaccagaTTGTACTAGCTAGTAAGTGTCAATcctagaatttgaacccaggcagtctgacacACATACTTTGTTTCTACTTCACATTGCCTTCCTGTAATAGGGAAAaaggtttgcttttctctttatatGACCTGTTactataaatttcaaattatttaaaccTCTGTGG
This window encodes:
- the LOC124245455 gene encoding LOW QUALITY PROTEIN: polyadenylate-binding protein 1-like (The sequence of the model RefSeq protein was modified relative to this genomic sequence to represent the inferred CDS: inserted 4 bases in 2 codons); this translates as MARRGEAEKGSGGVRDTKKRSKSGKDKTTKHLLVPAWRLTFLPPRSPRNRRPRHPGRLRRPSRRTSPSRAGPATRQGSPHGALPRPGAPARPTADERELHHSSARWASAGNVRGQRALPFPAPKCPHSVGYLHPEVDEAMLYEKFSTIGPILSIRFCLDQPSRCSLGYEYVNFSLQADTECALSTMNLDIINGKPLXIRRSQRDPSLRESGVSNIFVKNLAKSIDTFSVFGNILSRKVVTNENGSRGFGFVHFEKSEAATRAVAKMGGILLTGSRVFVGQFKPRKERETELRAKANMFTNVYIKNFGDDIDDKCLKEVFGEFSSVLSVRAMTDESGKSKGFGFVSFEDAQKAIEGMNGKVLNGNRVYVGKAQNKVERLSELKHKFEQMKPGKLTRCNGANVYVKNLEDDIDDKGLRREFPLFGAITSARVMIERGCSTGFGXFCYASEEAKEAIMAMNGKTVITQPVHVAVAQGEVECQALLTQNHMERRAAVGHGGNPRLNSEASSSNFMPVLPQPQCGSADLSKPVVRAKPHPSQNMRYVIHSAAAVAPKPSFNTFRPPQVPAVKSPYHITNTATQTKTVHPQTSASGSHANQRFKKVARVCSHLKFKVGRPVSIQKPVHICTQGHDMSNISVLASATTQEKILYKKLVPLVLSIQPTPAGEISRILLEMDDTEILYMLKYSESLCAKVYEGILILQSNQAQDTALKATNSTPSIQCV